The genome window CTTGCCGCGCACTCCCCCGAGTCGACCGGCGACGGTCCGCTGATCGGCGAGACTCCCGTCATGCGGGAGTTGCGGCGGCGGATCACCCGCATCGCGCCCTTCGACGTCAATGTCTGCATCGAGGGGGAGACGGGGACGGGAAAGGAGCTCGTCGCTGCGGAGATCCACCGCCAGAGCTCCCGCCGCGAGGCCCCCTTCATCACGCTCAACTGCGGAACGATGACCGACTCGCTCCTGGAGAGCGAACTGTTCGGCTACGAGAAGGGGGCGTTCACCGGGGCCGACCGCCGGCACATCGGCAAGTTCGAGCTGGCGGACGGCGGGACGCTGTTCCTCGACGAGGTGGCGGACCTGACGCCGCGGGCCCAAGTCGCCCTCCTGCGGGCGATCCAGCAGGGGGAAGTCCTGCGGATCGGCAGCGAGAAGCCGATCCACGTCGACGTGCGGATCGTCACGGCGACGCACTACGACCTCCGCCGGCAGGTCGACGAGGGGCTGTTCCGGGCCGACCTCTACTTCCGCCTCAACCAGATGCCGCTCCGCGTTCCCCGCCTCGTCGAGCGGCTCGACGACCTGGACCGGCTGGTGAAGGCGATCCTGGCGCGGCTCGAGCCGCGGATCGGCCGGCGCTTGAGCGGGATCACCGCCCCCTTCGAGCGGCGGCTTCGGGCCTACGACTGGCCGGGGAACGTGCGGGAGCTCGAGTTCGTTCTGTGCCGCGCGGCGATCCTCGAAGAGGGCTCCCTCCTGAAGGGGACCGCCGTCGACCTCCGGACGACGGAGCCGGTCGCGCCTCTCCCCCCGCGCGGTCGGCCGGCCCCCGCGGGATCCGACCGTGACCGTGCCGAGGAGGCGATCCGCCGGGCGAAGGGGAACAAGTCGCAGGCAGCGGCGGAACTGGGCGTGTCGCGGAAGACCCTCTACGCGTGGCTCCGCCGGGAATAGGTCACAGAACGACCGAGGCCGCCGGTCGAGCGGGCCGCCGACCGCGACGGCTCGCTCCGGCGTTCGACGCGGGCGATGAGGCTATGTCGTTCTCCGCCGGAGTGGTTACAGTACCGTTTCGGGGCGTCAGGCCCCTGCGGCAGCCAGAAGGCTGAACTCCAACGAGGCCGAACATGAGTGCTCACTTCTTCTCGCGGCGGGCGTTTCTTCGGGGTGTGGGCGTCACGATGGCGCTCCCCTGGATGGAATCGCTGCCGGTGTGGGGCGACGCGACGGCCGCGAAGGTTCCTGGCAGCCAGGCGCCGGTCCGGCTGGGGGTGCTGTTCTGCGGGAACGGGTTCCACAGCAAGGAGTGGTGGGCCAAAGGGGAAGGCAAGTCGATGGAGCTGGGGCAGGTCCTCGCTCCGCTGGCGGACCTCAAGGAGAAGATGCTCTTCGTCCGCGGCCTCTACAACGAGCAGGCCCTCAAGGGGAACATCCACAGCTCGCAGACCGGGAACCTGCTCTCCGGCGCGCCACTGGCGGCCGGCGGCGACATCCGGTCTGGGACGAGCATCGACCAGTTCATCGCCCAGACTCACGGCCGTTCGACGAAGGTTCCGAGCCTGGTCCTGGGGTGCGAGAAGTCGAATCCGTCGGTCCACAAGAACTACTCGATGATCTACAGCTCCCACATCTCGTGGAGCTCCCCGACGACGCCGACGCCTCTCGAACTGTACCCAGCCCTGGCCTTTGACCGACTCTTCAAAGACGGAGCGCAGAAGGGGGACAAGAGCGTCCTGGATGCCGTGATGGCGGATGCACAGGACTTCCGGAAGAACGTCAGCGCCGCGGATCAGCGGAAGCTGGATGAGTATCTCGACTCGGTCCGCGAGATCGAAGTCCGGATTGAGCAGTCGGGCAAGCAAGGCGAGCTGCAAGGCTGGCGGCCGACGCTCGACAAGCCGAACATTCCGCGGCCGCCGGAAGGGATCCCGCAGAACATTGCCGAGCACATGCGGCTGATGTGCGACATCCTGGTCCTCGGTTTCCAGACCGACACGACCCGGGTGACGACGCTGAAGCTCAACAATGACCACAGCTCGCTGCGGTTCCCGCACCTGGGGGTGGACTACATGATCCACCATCTGCTGTCGCACTCGGACTCGGCGGACTGGCTCAAGGTGAATCAGTTCTTTGTCGACCAGCTGGCCTACATCGCGAAGAGGCTGGATGGGATCCAGGAAGGGGAGCGGACGGCGCTCGACAATTCGATGCTGCTGTTCTGCTCGAGCATGCTGAACGGCAACCACGACGCTTCGCAGCTCCCCGTGGTGCTGCTGGGTGGCGGCGGCGGGAAGATCCAGGGGGGGCGGGTGCTCGACTATCTCGGGAAGCCGAACCGGAAGATGTGCAGCCTGTACCTGTCGATGCTCGACAAGTGCGGGATCGAGCTGAAGGGGTTCGGGGATTCGACGGAGCGGCTTGCGGAAGTATAGGCCGACCTGCTCGGGATGCTCGAACGGCGTTCTTGCCGGACGGACCCTGCTCGCTCAGACCCAATGTGCGACGGCCGCTGGGGTCAAGGGGGCCTCGCCCCCTTGCCGCCGGAGGCGCTTCCATGAGGAACCGTGGTACACAACGGATGTCCGCTTTGTGGTACCAGCGTTGAGGACTCCCTCACACCGCACAGCTTGCTTTGCAATCCTCGCGGGTTGGTGAGGGGGCATCCGGCACGTTGTCCGCGTTTGGATACTCACTTCTTCAGACATCTCTCGACGGCCAGGCCTCCGGCGGGCAAGGGGGATTCTCCCCCCTGCACCCCCTGACCAGGGTCCCCCTGGACCCGGTCGATGGACCGTCGTTGCTAGCGTTCGCCGACTTCGAGGGGATCATTCGCCGCCGATGTCGATGAGACTGCGTCCGCACTCGGCAGATGCCAGACGACCGTCAATCCAATGACCCCGAGCACGATGATCAGGATCGTCCCGACCGAACTGAATCCTGTCGTGAAAACGGTTAGAGCGATCACCGACGGGACAACAACATAAGCCGTCCGCTTCGCTCGCCGAGGAACCGCCCTCCGCTCATCCCAGTCTCGAATCATCGGACCGAATCGAGGCAACCTGAGCAGCCACGCATGCCATCGCGGATCCGACTTCATGAAGGCCCAACTCGCCAACAGCAGGAACGGCGTCGTCGGAAGCACCGGGAGAAACGCACCGAGGACTCCCAGCCCCACGCTGACGAGTCCCGCCGATACGTACAACCATCTCCGCATACACCGGACTGTACCGGACGACCGCCAGAACGCCACCCGCGATCTTCAACGCGGCCGGCTCACTTCGCGGCCGTGACGCTGATGTAGAACGGCTTCGAACTCGTCGTTGCCTTCATCACGAAGTTGATCGACACGTTCGCCATCACGCTGCAGAGCTGCTTCTCGACCGGCGCGGCGTCCTTGGCGGCGACGAGCATCAGGTGCCCCTTCGTCGCGCCGCTCGTCAGGAGCGTGCTGCTCTTCTTGGCGTCGATCGTCACCCCCGGCGGGAGCGTGTCGCCGAACTTCTGCGAGAGGTGCTGGAAGAGGACATCGAGTGTCACGTTCTGCTTGAACTCGGGCGCCCGGACGATTTCGACGTCGACCTTCGCGGAGTCCCCCGCCGCGAGCTCGACGTGGTCCGTGCTGAGCTTCACTTCCGGGACGTCGGAACTCGGGGCCGAGGCGACGATGTGCTGGTCGACCCAGTAGTGGCTTCGGCCGCCGCCGGGCATGTAGATCTCCTGCATCGGATGCGCGGTGGCGACGAACTCCCTGGTGGAGCCGTCCGGCAGCTTGATCTGTCCGCGTCCGGTGACGGTGATCTCGCGGCCGACGATCGGACGATCCTTCGCCGCTTCCAGGATGATGCAGCCGTCGGTCGGCTTGCCGGCGAGGATCCGTCCCGGGGTCGCCGTGATCCCTTCCGGCAGGCCCTCGATCGCCAGCGCGATCTCGCCGTCGAACCCGTTCTTGCGGAACGCGCGGACGAACAGCACTCCCGCCCCGCCGGGGGGAAGCTGCGTCTTGTCGGTGTCGAGGAAGAGGTCGAAGTACGGCTGCGGACGCGTGGCCCGCAGGGCGTAGACGAACTCCGCCCCGCCGCGGAGGTGAAGGTCCCGCAGCTCGACGAAGTACTTTCCGTCGGCCGGAGCGGTCCAGTTTTCGATCCAGGCATCCTGCGATCCGCGGGGGCCCGTGCGGATGTCGTCGCTCTCCTGGAGCCGCTGGCCCTTCTCGTTGACGATGGCCAGCAGCGGATCGAGGCCGGAGTCGAGCCGCCGCGCGATCACCTCGAACGAGAAGGTTTCTCCCTTCTTGGCTTCGAAGGCGAAGACGTCGACATCCGCCGCCGTCTCCATCCGTCCGCAGACGGTCGACGGGATGGTCAGCGGCGATGCGGTCGCGGCGGTGTTGTTGTCGGAGGTTTCGTCCGCCAGCGGCAGGGATTCGACGAGGACCGTCACCGGGTTGGTCGGCTTGCCATTCAGGACGGGCCGCAGAGGATGCGGGCCATCGGCGAGGCCGGACGGGATCGCCTGCTCGACGAGCGTTCCCGCCGGGAGTCCGAGGCCGACGAGCTCCATCTTTCGCGGCGCCCCGGCCGCAACGGCGACGGGGTGGACGGTCTTGATGAAGGGCCGGTCATTGGCCTCAACGGAATAGGTCCAGTGGACGTTCCCCTGGTAGCGGGAGTCCCGGACTTCCAGGACGTATTCCCCCGGGCGGTCGAGCGGGCAGCTCAGGAGCGGGTCGGCGGCGTAGGTGTTGTCCGCCGCCGCGACGACCGAGCCGGTGGCGGACCGGACCGTGATGAGGGGGTCGACGTGGGCCTGGAGGTCATGGATCCGGTCTTCCAACCGCATCGCCCGGCAGTGGAACTGGAGCGTCGTCGGCTGCGAGATCGAGAACCGGAAGTAGTCGACGTCTTCGGCCTTCTCGATCGTTCCGCAGAGCGTGGCGGGGAGCGTGACGTTCTGGGCCTTCTCGAGGAGGTCGTTGTCCTTCTGCTCGTGGATCACCGGGTCCTGGGCGACGACGAGCTGGCCGATGGTCGAGGCCCCGGTCGGGCCGAGGAGCCGGAAGTCCCGGACGCCCGGGAGGGCATCCGCCGCAACCGTGAACCGCAGCTTGATCGACTCGAGCTTCGGCTCCTTGCCGTCCTTCCCGGGCTCCATCGGTGTGAGGACTTCCCCGGTGACGCCGGTTCCGCTGACGATGACCGTCGTGAAGCCGTACATCGAGGCCCGGGAGAGGAGCTCGTGCTCCGTGGCCCCGCCGATGGCCGCCGCCGTCGGCTTGAGGCTCATCAGCATCGGGTAGGACGTCT of Planctomyces sp. SH-PL14 contains these proteins:
- a CDS encoding phosphoenolpyruvate hydrolase family protein encodes the protein MFAFDPSRLLIAVAAGSGQVTRVAIEAGADLLLVLNAGRYRTLGAGSLASFLPYGNANQQTLELLGDILPRAKEVPVVAGVFGSDPEIVLDEHLDRLRGLGVSGVTNWPSLGFIDGRFRLALEEDGITPESEVEMLAAARAKGLATIAFVHTEEDAARFAPVSDGMILNIGLTHEIDSRQDHRDQIQTGISRLTAMRSAARRINPAVFCLMFGGIVTTAQDFESVLIRCDIDGFAGGSVFERLPVQPAIESTIRQFRYVTRLAAHSPESTGDGPLIGETPVMRELRRRITRIAPFDVNVCIEGETGTGKELVAAEIHRQSSRREAPFITLNCGTMTDSLLESELFGYEKGAFTGADRRHIGKFELADGGTLFLDEVADLTPRAQVALLRAIQQGEVLRIGSEKPIHVDVRIVTATHYDLRRQVDEGLFRADLYFRLNQMPLRVPRLVERLDDLDRLVKAILARLEPRIGRRLSGITAPFERRLRAYDWPGNVRELEFVLCRAAILEEGSLLKGTAVDLRTTEPVAPLPPRGRPAPAGSDRDRAEEAIRRAKGNKSQAAAELGVSRKTLYAWLRRE
- a CDS encoding DUF1552 domain-containing protein, which codes for MSAHFFSRRAFLRGVGVTMALPWMESLPVWGDATAAKVPGSQAPVRLGVLFCGNGFHSKEWWAKGEGKSMELGQVLAPLADLKEKMLFVRGLYNEQALKGNIHSSQTGNLLSGAPLAAGGDIRSGTSIDQFIAQTHGRSTKVPSLVLGCEKSNPSVHKNYSMIYSSHISWSSPTTPTPLELYPALAFDRLFKDGAQKGDKSVLDAVMADAQDFRKNVSAADQRKLDEYLDSVREIEVRIEQSGKQGELQGWRPTLDKPNIPRPPEGIPQNIAEHMRLMCDILVLGFQTDTTRVTTLKLNNDHSSLRFPHLGVDYMIHHLLSHSDSADWLKVNQFFVDQLAYIAKRLDGIQEGERTALDNSMLLFCSSMLNGNHDASQLPVVLLGGGGGKIQGGRVLDYLGKPNRKMCSLYLSMLDKCGIELKGFGDSTERLAEV
- a CDS encoding YbaN family protein, which gives rise to MRRWLYVSAGLVSVGLGVLGAFLPVLPTTPFLLLASWAFMKSDPRWHAWLLRLPRFGPMIRDWDERRAVPRRAKRTAYVVVPSVIALTVFTTGFSSVGTILIIVLGVIGLTVVWHLPSADAVSSTSAANDPLEVGER